In Miscanthus floridulus cultivar M001 chromosome 5, ASM1932011v1, whole genome shotgun sequence, one genomic interval encodes:
- the LOC136451884 gene encoding uncharacterized protein has translation METISEELRLKDIEFMKKRLDDLEKSMKRSNDKQLKIEHGLCERVIAHLEEGKDVRLGDWKAADIEILNTFQLLSAKSVVYLESSEKNKQNRRKVKYHQATGSRSYVAHLHAYKKKENNAKPSTEQNEELDLVEAFKTCHTSSKNGLSEPAREALSNMEALRAEPIAEGETAVSSVQVVSQVLSQNSSNHFLKSVGIKLVASSKSSSSNESELQEELAAEAKAAVQGEIDDLKKRSEEAEEKLARTQKKMEEYKKLTEINTKAIEENNALLKRILAINNGSST, from the exons ATGGAAACTATTAGTGAAGAGCTCAGACTAAAG GATATAGAGTTCATGAAAAAGAGACTCGATGACCTTGAAAAGTCAATGAAGAGGAGCAATGATAAGCAGCTCAAAATTGAGCATGGATTATGTGAGAGG GTCATAGCCCATCTAGAGGAAGGGAAAGATGTCCGTTTAGGAGATTGGAAAGCTGCTGACATTGAGATCTTGAATACATTCCAGCTACTTTCAGCTAAGTCAGTTGTCTATTTG GAATCAAGTGAAAAGAACAAGCAGAATCGCCGTAAAGTCAAGTATCATCAAGCTACGGGTTCTCGCAGCTATGTGGCACACTTACATGCATAT aaaaagaaggaaaacaatGCAAAACCAAGCACAGAACAAAATGAAGAACTTGATTTGGTGGAGGCCTTCAAGACCTGCCATACCAGCTCCAAAAATGGTCTCAGTGAACCAGCAAGAGAAGCACTT TCAAATATGGAAGCTTTGAGGGCAGAACCTATTGCTGAAGGTGAGACAGCAGTATCCAGTGTGCAGGTTGTGTCCCAGGTGCTCTCCCAGAACAGCTCAAACCATTTCCTCAAGAGTGTTGGCATCAAACTAGTGGcatcctccaaatcatcatcatcaaatgaaAGCGAGCTTCAGGAAGAACTAGCAGCTGAAGCTAAGGCTGCTGTACAAGGTGAAATCGACGATCTCAAgaagagaagtgaagaagctgaggaaaagctggcgaggacacaaaagaagatggaggagtacaagaagctgaCAGAGATAAACACCAAGGCAATAGAGGAGAACAATGCGCTGCTCAAGCgtatcttggccatcaacaatggTTCTTCGACATGA